In Deltaproteobacteria bacterium, the genomic window CCAAGCTGCGGATAGGGTTTTTGCACTGGCTTTGGCGTGAGCGTGACGTTTTTGTATTGATAGTGCTGCCCGTTATAGGTGAAGTTGTCTTGTGACCATGCACCGATCAGCACTTCGATGCCTTCTTCAGTCATACGCGGACGGTCATCGCGATTGATATTGAAGCCTTCGAACTCTTCGAGGCGATAGCCCTGCCCAAGTCCGAGGATCAGCCTGCCGTTGGAGATAATATCAACAACCGCCGCATCTTCAGCCACACGTAACGGACTGTGCAGTGGCAACAAAAGGACATAGGTGCCGATTTGTACCCGCTTGGTACGGTCAGCGATCACCGCGGCAACCGGAAGAAGTGATGGGAGATAGCCATCTTCGATAAAATGATGCTCAGTGATCCAGACGACATCGTAGCCGAGCTGTTCGACTGCCTGCATTTGATCAAACTGCGCCCGGTAAAAATCAGGATATGGTTGCTGCCATTGTGGGGGATTACGAAATGCGTAGAGAACACCGAATTTCATGAAAAGCCTCGCTCTTTTCTTATTGAGTCATCGTATCATCGAGCTATCGGGTCATTGAGTCATTGAAGAAGTATAGAAGTGTTTCCTCAATGGCCCGATCGCCCGATGACTCAATGGCTCAATTAAAATGCCCCGATCACTCAATACCGCCCTAATATCCACCAAATCCCATATCCGTCGTCGCTTGCGCTTCAGGGTCAGTGCAGACGTTGACGAGCGCGGGTTTGCCACTTGCCATCGCACGTTTGATCGCTGGGGCAATATCCTCGGGTTTCTCGACAAACTCGCCGTAGCCACCTAAAGCTTCGACCATCTTGTCGTAGCGTTGATAGCCGAGATCGCGACCAACGTTATCAAGCCCCATGTTGCTGGCGGTCATGCGACCAGTCTGACGTGAGGTGAATCCAGCATTATTGGAAACGACAACGACGATGTTCAACTTGTGACGAATGGCGGTATCCATCTCCATACCGTTCCAGCCAAACGCGCCATCGCCGCTGAGGACGACAACAGGTTTGTCTGGGCGTGCAGCTTTTGCACCGATACCGAACGGTACCCCAACTCCCATGCAGCCATGCGGACCAGCATTGAGGCTGCCACCGACTTCAAAGATAGGAATCGATTGGCGGCCAAAATTGAGAATCTCGTGACCATCAACGACGAGAATCGTGTCGCGGGTAATGATGTCACGCACTTCTTTGCACAAGCGCAACGGATGAACCGGAACGTTGGTCGAGTTCAGGAGTGGAGAATTACGCTCCTCATTGGTGCGCTGTTTCGCCGCAAGTTGGGCAACCCACGCCGTTTCTTGCTTGCCATCGATCTTTCCGGCTGCCTCGGCGGTCAGTTGTTGAAACACCAGTTTCGCGTCACCAATGATGCCGACGGCGACATCGCGATTATGGCCAATCTCTTTGCCATCTAGATTGACGTTGATGAACTTGGCATCTGGCGAAAAACGTGGCGAGCGCAGGAATGATAACATCGAGTTTGCCCGCGCGCCGACCACCAGGACAACATCAGCTTCACGAAATGCCTGCGAACGTGCGGCAGGGAAGGCCCGTGGATGATCTTCCGGAACGGCGCCTCGGCCTTGTGGGGTCGTGAAGAACGGAATCCCGGTTGCTTCGACGAACTGGCGCATCTCTGCTGATGCACCAGCCCACAACACGCCACTGCCAGTGACAAGCAATGGGCGTTGGGCTTTGGCGAGTAGTTCAACTGCCTTGCGAATCAGCGCTGGATCACCTGCAGGACGACTATCGACGCGATAATTAGTCGGCCAGTAAAGTTTGTCATCTTCAACCTTGGTGGACAAAATGTCACCAGGCAGATCGAGATAGACTGGACCTTTCTTGCCATCCATCGCTTCACGAAAGGCAAGGCTGATGTACTCAGGAATGCGCGAGGCGATATCGACACGATAAGCTGCCTTCACCACTGGTTTCATCATTGCGACTTGATCCATCTCTTGGAAGGAATCGAGCGTCGTCGCTCGCATCGGCGCTGAACCACCGATGGCAATAATCGGTGCGGCATCCGCCCACGCATTGGCTAAGCCAGTCACGGCATTGGCGGTCCCTGGACCAGAAGGCGTAATACAAATCCCAGGTTTGCCGGTCACACGTGCATAGGCATGTGCCATCATCGCTGCGGCCTGTTCATGGCGGACATAAATGCCTTGCATGCCAAGTTTGAGACACGAACCTGCCGCGCCACTGGTCGGGCCACCCATCATAAAGAAAATAGTATCGACACCTTCTCTTTTAAACGCTTCGCCAATTAATTCTTCACCACGAACGACAGCCATAACGATTGTCCCTCCTTATTAGATTTCTAAAATAAGCCGTTGGCCACGGTCAAAAGTCATGTGCAAGCGGTCTACAACACCACGACCAAGCAGATATTCGTCCCCCAAGAAGGTAATACGAGCAGGGATAGTCACAGGAAGGCCGATAACCTCGACCTCACCGCGGTACTCTTGTGCCTGCACGACTGAACCATCTCCCAGTTCCCAACTTGTAGAGAACTGGGATGGACCAAATAACACTGTCTGTGTCGATGGAACTAAAAGGTACCCGTCAAATCCACTATCAACGTAAGCCAAGATGGGTTGGGAGCGAAAAGTCCCAATAACAAACGCAACCTCTACATATGGGTAAGCAGGAGTTACAAGCCTGGTTGCCTGCGCCACTTCCCTACTCCCTTA contains:
- a CDS encoding thiamine pyrophosphate-binding protein, which produces MAVVRGEELIGEAFKREGVDTIFFMMGGPTSGAAGSCLKLGMQGIYVRHEQAAAMMAHAYARVTGKPGICITPSGPGTANAVTGLANAWADAAPIIAIGGSAPMRATTLDSFQEMDQVAMMKPVVKAAYRVDIASRIPEYISLAFREAMDGKKGPVYLDLPGDILSTKVEDDKLYWPTNYRVDSRPAGDPALIRKAVELLAKAQRPLLVTGSGVLWAGASAEMRQFVEATGIPFFTTPQGRGAVPEDHPRAFPAARSQAFREADVVLVVGARANSMLSFLRSPRFSPDAKFINVNLDGKEIGHNRDVAVGIIGDAKLVFQQLTAEAAGKIDGKQETAWVAQLAAKQRTNEERNSPLLNSTNVPVHPLRLCKEVRDIITRDTILVVDGHEILNFGRQSIPIFEVGGSLNAGPHGCMGVGVPFGIGAKAARPDKPVVVLSGDGAFGWNGMEMDTAIRHKLNIVVVVSNNAGFTSRQTGRMTASNMGLDNVGRDLGYQRYDKMVEALGGYGEFVEKPEDIAPAIKRAMASGKPALVNVCTDPEAQATTDMGFGGY